The Jannaschia sp. M317 DNA segment CGTGGGCGCGACCTTGTTGATCCAGCAGGCGTCGTGGCCCGCGCCCGAGATGATGTCCATGTGGCTGTAGCCCAGCCGTTCGGCTGCCGCGCGCACGGCCGAGACGCAATCCGCGTCGAAGGTGACTGGGTCAAAGCCGCCGACTTTCTCCAGCTCGACCGCCATTCCCATATCGTCTGCGATCCGTTTGGCGGCGGCGTCGAAGCGGGCCTCCATATCCTCGATCACGGACAGGTCGGGGGACCGGAAATCGACGGTAAAGACGACCTTTCCGGGGATCACGTTGCGGGAATTGGGGTAGACGTCGATATGGCCCGCCGCGCCGACCGCGTGGGGGGCATGGGACAGGGCGATGGCCTCTACCTGTTCCAGCATCCGCGCCATGGCGAGGCCCGCGTTCTTGCGCATGGGCATGGGGGTCGATCCGGTGTGCGCATCCTTGCCGGTGACGGTCACCTGGGTCCAGGACAGGCCCTGGCCGTGGGTGACGACGCCGATATCGCGGCCCTCGGCCTCCAGGATGGGGCCCTGTTCGATGTGCAGCTCGAACATCGCGTGCATCTTGCGGGCCCCGACCTCTTCGTCGCCGCGCCAGCCGATGCGGTCCAGCTCATCGCCGAAACGCTTGCCCTCGGCGTCCACCTTGTTTTCGGCCCAATCCTGCGTGTGGACGCCCGCAAAGACGCCAGAGGCCAGCATGGCGGGCGCAAAGCGGGTGCCTTCCTCGTTGGTCCAGTTGGTGACCACGATGGGATGCCGGGTGCGGATGTTCAGATCGTTGAGCGTGCGGATCATCTCCAGCCCGCCCAGGACGCCCAGCACGCCGTCGTATTTGCCACCGGTGGGTTGGGTGTCCAGGTGGCTGCCGACATAGACCGGCAGGGCGTCGGGGTCTTCGCCCGCGCGGGTCGCGAACATGTTGCCGATGCGATCGACGCCCATCGTCATGCCCGCCGCCTCGCACCAGGTCTGAAACAGGGCGCGGCCTTCGCCATCGGCGTCGGTCAGGGTCTGGCGATTGTTGCCGCCCGCGACGCCGGGGCCGATCGTGGCCATTTCCATCAGGCTGTCCCACAGCCGATCGGGATCGACGCGCATGTTCTGTCCGGCGCTGGCTGCCATTTCATCCCCCGAAGATTTGACCGTCTGGTAAAACCGACGCTATCACGGGGGCAGAAGCAGTCAACAGGGCAGCGGGTGCGATACACCTCTGACCGCATCTGCACGGAATTCCGGCAGCCGGAGCGTTTTGCGCCCAAGGAGTATGCATGGCGAACGACGAAAGCCCAACGCGCATTCAGCTCAAGAACAGGGCGTTGATCCTGGAGGCGGGCCTCGACGCGTTTTCGACAGAGGGTCTGCGCGGGGCCACCCTGGACGCAATCGCGCGGGCGGCGGGTCTGTCGAAGCCGAATGTCTTGTATTATTTCGGCTCGAAGGAGGCGATCTATCGCGCGCTTCTGGACCGGATCCTCGACACCTGGCTTGACCCTTTGCGCGCCATGGACCCCGAGGGCGAGCCTGTGGAGGAGATGCTGGGCTACGTGCGCCGCAAGCTGGCGCTGGCGCGGGGTTTTCCACGCGAAAGCAGGCTGTTTGCCGGGGAGATATTACGGGGCGCGCCGCTCATGGGCGATGCGCTGTCGGGGGATTTGCGCGATCTGGTGGACGATTATGCTCGGGTCATTTCGGCCTGGATGGAGGCCGGTCGGCTGGCCCGGTCCGACCCGCACCACCTGATCTTCTCGATCTGGGCGCTATCCCAGCACTACGCCGATTTCGAGGTGCAAGTGCAGGCGGTTCTGGGCGACGGGCGCGATCCCTGGGCTGAGGCGGAGCGGGAGGTGGTGCAACATTTCACGCGGGTGCTGGCGGTGGTGTGACGGTCCGATGTTCGGACGAAGCACTCTTTCTCTGCGGTTGCACCAATTTCTGTATACGATTTCTTTAGGGTGGCGGTCCTAGACCAGCCAAGTGATCGACAGCCTTCCAATCGCGTAAAAATTTACCGGTAGTCTCGCCTAACGACTGATAATGAGCGAAAATGGCATCTAGTTCTTGATGCTGGTTCCCCCAGCGGACAAAATGCTCCCAAATTCCAGAGATATGACCCAGCAAATCGCTAGTCAGCAATTGGATGACCAAAGGATCATTTTGAAGCAACGTCATCGCACTTGGTGTTGGATGCCCGCCCATTTCACAATGATATCCGTAGTCTTTGGCTCGAAATTTTCCATCGGCAGCCTCTCGTAGTTTTGCAGGTCTGAAGAGCTTCCAACGGTCGTTTTTGTCCGACCTTACCCACTTTTCCGCGTCACAATCGCGTTGATCAAAAGCCCAGGCTAAGTACTCAATCTCAACGATTTGGCGGAGCAGTGCGGCTGCGGCGTAAGTCTGCTTCGCTTCGAAAAGTCTGATAGTGTTTTCGCTCAATTCAGCTGCGACCCTCAACAATAGTGAGACACCGTACACTTCATCGGATCCGAACTGGAAAGGGGAGCGTCCTTCTCTTCTATCTGTGCCCATAATTTGGCCAGAGGATCGCAGGATTTCTCCAAATTGTCGGAAACTGTTCGCTACAAATATAGTTGTCTCGATACGCATGGTCGCGAGTTCCGGCTTCGACTGTTCTTTTGTGGTCAGTTGTTTAGCGAACTCTGATTTTTCCATGTTGACAAAGTAAATTTCCTTTGAAGCTGGAGGTAGCGAAGAAGAACATTATTCCAAGAAACACAAAGCAACCAGTCGTATTGATTGCAGCCATTCGAACTTGGCGCAGCATCGCACAGAATTGGCTCGAAGCGGCCATCGACCGGCCGCTCCGAGAGGGCAGGCCCTACTCCGCTGCGACCTTGACCGACGGGTTGTTCGGATGCGTCGTCCAGTCGGCGTGCTCTGCCTCGACGACCTTGCCGGTGCGGGGGTCGACGGTTCCGGGGGTGAGGCGTTCCATGGTGATGCAATCCTCGACCGGGCAGACGTCCACGCAGAGGTTGCAGGCCACGCATTCGGCGTCGATCACCTCGAAGGTGCGGTCGGGGCCGATGGCGATGGCCTGGTGGGATGTATCCTCGCAGGCGGCGTAGCAGCGCCCGCACTTGATGCAATCGTCCTGCGAGATCCGCGCCTTGGTGACGTAGTTCAGGTTCAGGTGCTTCCAGTCGGTGACATTGGGCACGGCGCGCCCGATCAGGTCTTCGACCGTCATGTCCTTTTCGTCCAGATAGCGGGACAGGCCGGCCTTCAGCTCTTTGACGATGCCAAAGCCGTAGGTCATGGCCGCGGTGCAGACCTGCACGTTACCCGCGCCCAGCGTCATGAATTCCGCCGCGTCGCGCCAGGTGGTGACGCCACCGATGCCACTGATCGGCAGGCCGTGGGTTTCCGGGTCGCGGGCGAT contains these protein-coding regions:
- a CDS encoding Zn-dependent hydrolase, with the translated sequence MAASAGQNMRVDPDRLWDSLMEMATIGPGVAGGNNRQTLTDADGEGRALFQTWCEAAGMTMGVDRIGNMFATRAGEDPDALPVYVGSHLDTQPTGGKYDGVLGVLGGLEMIRTLNDLNIRTRHPIVVTNWTNEEGTRFAPAMLASGVFAGVHTQDWAENKVDAEGKRFGDELDRIGWRGDEEVGARKMHAMFELHIEQGPILEAEGRDIGVVTHGQGLSWTQVTVTGKDAHTGSTPMPMRKNAGLAMARMLEQVEAIALSHAPHAVGAAGHIDVYPNSRNVIPGKVVFTVDFRSPDLSVIEDMEARFDAAAKRIADDMGMAVELEKVGGFDPVTFDADCVSAVRAAAERLGYSHMDIISGAGHDACWINKVAPTAMIMCPCVDGLSHNEAEEITKDWARAGADVLLHAVVETAGVVE
- a CDS encoding TetR family transcriptional regulator C-terminal domain-containing protein; translated protein: MANDESPTRIQLKNRALILEAGLDAFSTEGLRGATLDAIARAAGLSKPNVLYYFGSKEAIYRALLDRILDTWLDPLRAMDPEGEPVEEMLGYVRRKLALARGFPRESRLFAGEILRGAPLMGDALSGDLRDLVDDYARVISAWMEAGRLARSDPHHLIFSIWALSQHYADFEVQVQAVLGDGRDPWAEAEREVVQHFTRVLAVV